The following proteins come from a genomic window of Candidozyma auris chromosome 4, complete sequence:
- the RBF1 gene encoding Rbf1p, translated as MSGPSTSNERSTGHGQGLAPHQQQHLQQQHLHHASQLDHTTAAAIALGHEIPNPVMAHTDEEARYMGLNAAAAAQLQQQQQLQQQQLHHQHQLHHQHHPQLHQMHPLQQQHHIPQHHLQQQQHMQQHQFPTASIEFEGNGFLVSRHGEGDIIKTFSSKQELVKYVKTVLNEEEQCKIVINSSKPKAVYFQCERSGSFRTTVKDASKRQRVAYTKRSKCGYRLVANLYPPDKDKAKKMKKEAEFEGYPGEDDKKDSEMWILRMIHPAHNHPPEPNFTTGGGGKKKRAKYTRTLVEKPLNRTTNGTAAAVAAVAGYPDASLHDHQLLQQQHYLQQQQQQQLHHLQQQQHHAHHGQHHHDDGNHPSVQDVAVIAAMEAAPGNHSLSNPPVDPNIDSVDPNVDPSVQQHDHAHGHVH; from the coding sequence ATGTCGGGTCCTTCTACTTCCAACGAAAGATCCACTGGCCACGGTCAAGGTTTAGCTCCtcaccagcaacagcatTTGCAACAACAGCACCTTCACCACGCGTCCCAGTTGGACCACACCACCGCCGCCGCTATTGCGTTGGGTCACGAAATTCCCAACCCGGTGATGGCTCATACAGACGAGGAAGCTCGTTACATGGGTCTTAATGCAGCAGCGGCTGCTCAGTtgcaacaacagcagcagttgcaacagcagcaatTGCACCACCAGCATCAATTGCATCACCAGCACCACCCTCAGCTTCACCAGATGCACCCattgcagcagcagcaccatATTCCTCAACACCAtttgcaacagcagcaacacATGCAGCAGCACCAGTTTCCTACGGCGCTGATAGAGTTTGAAGGAAATGGGTTTCTCGTGTCAAGACACGGAGAAGgtgacatcatcaagaccTTCTCGTCGAAGCAGGAACTTGTCAAGTATGTGAAGACTGTGTTGaacgaggaggagcagTGTAAAATTGTCATCAACTCTTCCAAGCCAAAGGCTGTGTACTTCCAGTGTGAACGTTCTGGTTCCTTCAGAACTACCGTTAAAGATGCAAGCAAGAGACAGAGAGTTGCGTACACTAAGAGATCCAAGTGTGGATACAGATTGGTTGCCAACTTATACCCTCCTGACAAAGATaaggcaaagaaaatgaagaaggaggctgAATTTGAAGGTTACCCTGGGGAGGACGACAAGAAAGACCTGGAAATGTGGATTTTGAGAATGATTCACCCAGCTCACAATCATCCTCCTGAGCCAAACTTCACCACAGGTGGCGGcggaaaaaagaagagagctAAATACACCAGAACTTTGGTCGAAAAGCCGTTGAACCGTACTACCAACGGTACCGCTGCCGCTGTGGCTGCCGTGGCAGGTTACCCTGATGCTCTGCTTCACGACCACCAGCTtctccagcagcagcactaccttcaacagcaacagcagcagcagcttcaccatcttcaacagcaacagcacCATGCTCACCATGGCCAGCACCATCACGATGATGGCAACCACCCATCTGTTCAGGATGTGGCGGTCATTGCTGCTATGGAAGCTGCCCCAGGTAACCACAGCTTGCTGAACCCACCCGTGGACCCCAACATTGACAGTGTAGATCCAAATGTGGACCCCAGTGTTCAACAACATGATCATGCCCATGGTCATGTGCACTAA
- the RAV2 gene encoding Rav2p: protein MASVTKAQFEQIKKIQHRTRDKELHWLVESVVQPELPQLVEALQICCNLILYNSPQSPDKEKLVEKGPAVTLPVSSAKSEAVKGILVRDGAHITKMSVAIKDRQFNRAVSHLKLSKPILLKQIMAAKKAIEQSMVLLVQAESIFDDTSSEKCQEQHRVKHESLLDLFDGLLKELQVAKRALQLPTDPQLVFPLNITPPAHFEPPLNPHIALDLYISQAEVCLDLKDLHIVTEKPWCEIDPDSGKSYVDQVRDRMSEGKSEATDHQSRNKDKEGVLSNVFGHLSLRHKYEAQDYITRCITYNNQVVIVEHKLEVSSADPVLVSAFTKLDSVEYIVSSFMDNIKKLM from the coding sequence ATGGCTTCAGTAACCAAAGCTCAATTTGagcagatcaagaaaattCAGCACCGAACCCGCGACAAAGAACTTCACTGGCTTGTGGAGCTGGTAGTCCAACCCGAACTCCCCCAGCTCGTGGAGGCCCTTCAGATCTGTTGCAACCTAATCTTGTACAATTCGCCTCAGAGCCCAGATAAAGAGAAACTCGTGGAAAAGGGTCCGGCAGTGACATTGCCGGTGTCGTCAGCCAAGCTGGAGGCCGTAAAAGGTATCTTAGTCAGGGACGGCGCCCACATTACCAAAATGAGCGTTGCAATCAAGGACAGACAATTCAACAGAGCCGTCAGCCACCTTAAGTTGAGTAAGCCGATATTACTTAAGCAAATTATGGCTGCTAAAAAGGCAATTGAACAGTCCATGGTGCTTCTAGTGCAAGCAGAATCTATTTTTGATGACACCCTGCTGGAGAAGTGCCAGGAGCAGCATCGGGTCAAACATGAGCTGCTTCTAGATTTGTTTGACGGACTTCTTAAAGAGCTACAGGTGGCTAAAAGGGCACTTCAGCTCCCCACAGATCCCCAGCTTGTGTTTCCCCTAAATATCACTCCTCCAGCCCACTTTGAGCCACCACTCAACCCACACATCGCCTTGGACCTTTACATTTCACAGGCTGAAGTATGCCTTGATCTCAAAGACCTACACATTGTGACTGAGAAGCCGTGGTGTGAGATTGACCCGGATTCAGGGAAATCGTACGTGGACCAGGTGAGAGACCGTATGTCCGAGGGTAAGAGCGAGGCTACAGATCACCAAAGCAGGAATAAAGACAAGGAAGGTGTTTTAAGCAATGTCTTTGGCCACTTGCTGCTTCGACACAAGTACGAGGCCCAGGACTACATCACCAGGTGTATCACCTACAATAACCAGGTGGTGATTGTGGAACACAAGCTCGAGGTGTCATCGGCAGACCCTGTTTTGGTAAGTGCGTTTACCAAGCTCGACTCAGTGGAGTATATCGTATCCAGTTTCATGGATaatatcaagaagttgatgtAG
- the STE23 gene encoding metalloendopeptidase, with translation MRSTYTILADDSAIEKPLLDDRSYRFIKLDSNDLHVLLISDPTTDRSAASLDVHVGSFADKEYTIPGLAHFCEHLLFMGTGKYPEENEYSSYLSKHSGHSNAYTAAEHTNYFFEVSSDYLEGALDRFAQFFIDPLFSKSCKDREIRAVDSENKKNLQNDMWRFYQLDKSTSNPKHPYNGFSTGNYHTLHEEPESRGLNVRDVLLEFYKEHYSSNLMSLVVLGKDSLDDLTLWAITKFSDVANSNLPRPSYHGELIYAPENMGKLLKAKPIMDTNKLELTFMIPDDQEHNWDKRPGSYYSHLIGHESKGSILYYLQKKNWVNELSAGNMKVCDGCSLFSMELDLTPSGFDHWEEIVVHVFEYLKMLQSQDPPYWLWKELSDMSKINFRFKQKERTSNTVSKLSSSLFKFKEDFYIPPERLLNCTVLREFDPEEIKKYGAHLNPSSLRISLSSQRLNNLPNKERWYGTEYSYEEIPPNLMNAIRNASVNEELHLPAPNKFIPEDFTVKGEKLEKALPHPWLITDTPKFEIWYKQDDRFRIPKGSISLVVHTPPLADSIETSVLGLLLGELMDDEFNEMNYFADLVGLSFHLSQFRDSFTIKASGYNDKLPAFLDEVLRKFINFTPKSDRFDSIKYKVAQELKNSGYDVPYAQIGTHFLQLLNEKTYPDPEKLKVLEKVKFEDVLQFTEEKLWSRGVFIQGLIHGNFEYSTAAKVSQSLQDAFKDRQTIAPTKEEVDSIVKFQSVHLEVGENVRYELPLQDPSNVNSCLEYFVQVGKVQKENSRLRVLTDLLATMLHEPCFNQLRTKEQLGYVVFSGYRSSRSYFGLRILVQSERPCDYLQYRVENFLKMFKRKKLGSSLTDEVFAKYKQSLRNMKLAKLKNLGEETSLYWNAINNGFYDFEQKANDVQILESVTPQELVQFFNDYFDVDEATKSARLTVCLNSRKKSVFDEKKNFITAVHNYIYEHNIPLSTEAVDKIVEQRGLDFSAVANIIFNADMKENLDQHAFITEMEQRTKSPTPALYPKGKLEENTYNFKEAHPRGGVPKPVNPLSKYYYPHEEAHL, from the coding sequence ATGAGATCAACATACACCATTTTGGCTGACGACTCCGCCATCGAAAAGCCATTGTTAGACGACCGCAGCTATAGATTCATCAAGCTTGACTCGAACGATTTGCATGTTTTGTTAATAAGCGACCCTACAACTGATAGATCAGCAGCATCCTTGGATGTTCATGTTGGTTCCTTCGCCGATAAGGAATATACCATCCCAGGTTTGGCCCACTTTTGTGAGCATCTTTTATTCATGGGTACGGGCAAGTACCCAGAGGAAAACGAGTACCTGAGCTACTTGTCGAAGCATTCTGGCCACTCAAATGCATACACTGCTGCTGAGCATACAAATTACTTCTTTGAGGTCAGCTCTGATTACCTTGAAGGTGCCCTAGACAGGTTTGCACAGTTTTTTATCGACCCGTTGTTCAGCAAGAGTTGTAAGGACAGGGAAATTAGAGCGGTCGATtcagagaacaagaagaatttgcaaaatgacATGTGGAGGTTCTATCAGCTTGATAAGCTGACTAGTAACCCAAAGCACCCATACAACGGCTTTTCCACTGGTAACTACCATACGTTGCATGAGGAACCCGAAAGCAGAGGGCTCAATGTGCGTGATGTGCTACTTGAGTTTTATAAAGAGCATTACTCTTCGAATCTTATGAGTTTAGTTGTATTGGGTAAGGACTCCCTAGACGACCTCACTCTTTGGGCCATCACGAAGTTCTCCGATGTTGCCAACTCTAATCTTCCAAGACCATCATACCATGGCGAGCTAATCTATGCCCCTGAGAATATGGGCAAACTTTTGAAGGCCAAACCTATCATGGATACAAACAAGTTAGAACTCACGTTTATGATTCCCGATGACCAAGAGCACAACTGGGACAAAAGACCAGGTAGCTACTACTCCCATTTGATTGGCCATGAAAGTAAAGGCTCAATTCTTTATTacttgcaaaagaagaattgggTCAATGAACTCTCTGCGGGAAACATGAAAGTTTGTGATGGCTGCTCGTTGTTTTCAATGGAATTAGACTTGACTCCACTGGGTTTTGATCATTGGGAAGAGATTGTCGTCCATGTGTTTGAGTATTTGAAAATGCTTCAGTCGCAAGACCCTCCATACTGGTTATGGAAAGAGTTAAGCGATATGTCGAAGATAAATTTCAGATTTAAGCAAAAGGAAAGAACTTCGAACACCGTATCGAAGCTCAGCAGCTCTCTATTCAAATTCAAGGAGGACTTCTACATCCCCCCTGAAAGGTTATTGAATTGCACCGTGTTGCGTGAGTTTGACCCGGAGGAGATAAAGAAGTACGGAGCACACTTGAATCCTTCCAGCTTGCGaatttctttgtcttccCAAAGATTAAACAATCTACCAAACAAGGAAAGATGGTATGGTACTGAATACTCCTATGAGGAAATTCCCCCCAATCTCATGAATGCCATCCGAAATGCCTCTGTCAATGAGGAATTGCACCTCCCGGCGCCAAATAAGTTTATCCCCGAAGATTTTACTGTCAAGGGtgaaaagcttgagaagGCTTTGCCACATCCTTGGCTCATTACTGATACCCCGAAGTTTGAGATTTGGTATAAACAAGATGATCGATTCAGAATTCCAAAGGGCTCAATCAGCCTTGTTGTTCATACACCACCTCTTGCGGACTCCATCGAAACATCTGTGTTGGGTTTACTTCTTGGCGAATTAATGGATGATGAATTTAACGAAATGAATTATTTTGCGGATCTTGTTGGCTTGTCTTTCCATCTCCTGCAATTCAGAGATTCGTTTACCATCAAGGCTAGTGGGTACAATGACAAACTTCCAGCATTCCTTGACGAGGTTTTGAGAAAGTTCATAAACTTCACCCCAAAGCTGGACAGATTTGACTCAATCAAGTACAAAGTTGCGCAAGAGCTTAAAAACTCTGGTTACGATGTCCCCTATGCACAAATAGGCACCCACTTCTTGCAGCTTTTGAATGAAAAGACATATCCTGACCctgaaaagttgaaggtACTCGAAAAGGTGAAGTTTGAAGATGTGCTTCAATTCActgaggagaagttgtggAGTAGAGGTGTATTTATCCAAGGTTTGATTCATGGCAATTTCGAGTACTCAACAGCTGCTAAGGTCAGTCAgtctcttcaagatgccTTCAAAGATAGGCAAACAATTGCCCCTAcaaaggaagaagttgattctATCGTTAAATTCCAGAGTGTTCACCTCGAGGTAGGGGAGAATGTAAGGTATGAGTTGCCATTGCAAGATCCTTCGAACGTCAACTCTTGTTTGGAATACTTTGTTCAGGTTGGCAAAGTTCAAAAGGAAAATTCTAGACTTAGGGTTCTCACGGATTTGTTGGCAACTATGCTTCACGAACCCTGTTTCAATCAGTTACGGACCAAGGAACAGCTTGGTTACGTTGTCTTTTCTGGCTACCGCCTGAGCCGCTCATATTTCGGTCTCAGAATACTTGTTCAATCGGAAAGACCTTGCGACTACCTCCAATACAGAGTTGagaactttttgaagatgttcaagagGAAAAAGCTCGGAAGCTCACTCACGGATGAGGTTTTCGCCAAATACAAGCAATCTTTGCGGAATATGAAATTGGcgaaattgaagaatctcgGTGAGGAGACATCTCTTTATTGGAATGCAATCAATAACGGATTTTATGATTTCGAACAGAAAGCCAATGATGTACAGATTTTGGAGAGTGTCACACCACAAGAGCTCGTgcaattcttcaacgactACTTTGATGTCGATGAAGCCACCAAGTCTGCACGCTTAACTGTGTGCTTGAATCTGAGGAAGAAGTCAGtgtttgatgagaaaaagaattttATCACCGCTGTCCACAACTACATCTACGAGCACAACATACCATTATCTACGGAAGCTGTAGATAAGATTGTTGAGCAGAGGGGCCTTGATTTCAGCGCCGTTGCAAATATCATTTTCAACGCTGATATGAAAGAAAATCTTGACCAGCACGCATTTATTACCGAGATGGAGCAAAGAACCAAGTCACCTACACCTGCCTTGTATCCTAAGGGTAAGTTGGAAGAAAATACTTACAACTTCAAGGAGGCTCATCCTCGCGGAGGCGTCCCTAAACCAGTCAATCCCTTGAGTAAGTACTATTACCCTCACGAGGAGGCTCATCTTTAA